A single genomic interval of Flavobacterium sp. N2820 harbors:
- a CDS encoding glycosyltransferase family 2 protein, with translation MLELILGTVFLIYILFIGQLIYGFNRMKRFSKTEFTPKTSFSIVVPFRNEKENLPNLLHSISLLNYPKDLMEVILVDDDSEEVFSVQYSVFSLKVIKNERKSNSPKKDAIETAIQIAKNDWIITTDADCLVQKDWLTIYDQYIQENEVDMIASGVCYLPKNGFISAFQNLDFLSLQGATIGSFGIGKPFMCNGANFAYSKHFFKELNGFQGNDSIASGDDVFLLQKAILVAQKKVGFLLAKESIVATKSVETWFELFQQRVRWASKSTGYSSVYGKMLALVVLVGNLAWIVTFLFWLFQLINPNIFVLFIASKFLIDFILLYKTANFFESKLQYVLASSLLYPFFSVSVAVYSLFGDYSWKGRNFRK, from the coding sequence ATGTTGGAATTAATTCTCGGAACCGTTTTTCTCATTTACATCCTATTCATTGGACAACTGATTTATGGATTTAATCGAATGAAACGCTTTTCGAAAACAGAATTCACTCCAAAAACATCCTTTTCAATTGTAGTTCCGTTTCGAAATGAAAAAGAGAATCTTCCGAATTTGTTGCATTCGATTTCATTGTTGAATTATCCGAAGGATTTGATGGAAGTGATTTTAGTGGATGATGATTCAGAAGAAGTGTTCAGTGTTCAGTATTCAGTGTTCAGTTTGAAAGTAATTAAGAACGAAAGAAAATCAAATTCACCAAAGAAAGATGCTATTGAAACCGCAATTCAAATAGCAAAAAACGATTGGATTATTACTACCGATGCCGATTGTTTAGTTCAAAAAGATTGGTTGACAATTTATGACCAATATATTCAGGAAAATGAAGTTGACATGATAGCTTCTGGCGTTTGCTATCTTCCAAAAAATGGTTTCATATCGGCTTTTCAGAATTTAGATTTTTTGAGTTTACAAGGCGCTACGATTGGAAGCTTTGGAATTGGGAAACCTTTTATGTGTAACGGTGCTAATTTTGCCTATTCCAAACATTTTTTCAAAGAATTAAATGGTTTTCAAGGAAATGATTCGATTGCTAGTGGAGATGATGTTTTTTTATTACAAAAAGCGATTTTAGTTGCTCAAAAGAAAGTTGGTTTTTTATTGGCTAAAGAAAGTATTGTCGCAACAAAATCAGTAGAAACCTGGTTTGAATTATTTCAGCAACGTGTACGCTGGGCTTCAAAAAGCACAGGATATTCTTCAGTTTATGGAAAGATGTTAGCGCTTGTGGTTTTGGTTGGAAATTTGGCTTGGATTGTAACTTTCTTATTTTGGTTATTTCAATTAATTAATCCTAATATTTTTGTGCTTTTTATCGCATCAAAATTCCTAATCGATTTTATTTTACTTTATAAAACGGCAAATTTCTTTGAATCGAAATTGCAGTATGTATTAGCAAGTAGTTTGTTGTATCCGTTTTTTAGTGTTTCTGTGGCTGTGTATTCATTGTTTGGAGACTACAGTTGGAAAGGGAGAAATTTTAGAAAATAA
- a CDS encoding energy transducer TonB, with the protein MRFIFLLFISFLFVNAAVAQDKKAPTQEQLKELSRIQNEKYENQKKKEWDAYLVRVEADKLAKKQKKVADSIEKSKLTDNVKNDIDDFTKCSVQELPYFKVKNYITKLEELKSLDNYIKIHIYNKFRYPEFAIKHELQGRVMVYFIIDKEGNLQIKEAIGPKNGLILEEEAIRIIKSLPTAIPAKCDGKPINISYAIPIMFQMEE; encoded by the coding sequence ATGCGATTTATTTTTTTACTTTTTATTTCTTTTCTATTTGTTAATGCAGCGGTTGCTCAAGATAAAAAAGCACCAACACAGGAACAATTGAAAGAATTGTCAAGAATTCAAAATGAAAAATATGAGAACCAAAAGAAAAAAGAATGGGATGCTTATTTAGTTCGTGTCGAGGCAGATAAATTGGCAAAAAAACAGAAAAAAGTAGCAGATTCTATTGAAAAATCTAAACTAACTGATAATGTAAAAAATGATATTGATGATTTTACAAAATGCTCAGTTCAAGAATTACCTTACTTTAAAGTAAAAAATTATATTACTAAACTAGAAGAGTTAAAGTCATTGGATAATTACATTAAAATTCATATTTATAATAAGTTTAGATATCCCGAATTTGCCATTAAACACGAATTACAAGGAAGAGTTATGGTTTATTTTATTATTGACAAGGAAGGAAATCTTCAAATTAAAGAAGCTATTGGTCCAAAAAACGGATTGATTTTAGAAGAAGAAGCTATTCGCATTATTAAATCGTTACCAACAGCCATTCCTGCTAAATGTGATGGAAAACCGATTAATATTTCCTATGCAATACCTATAATGTTTCAGATGGAAGAATAA
- the trxA gene encoding thioredoxin — protein sequence MHNKYKTKKKNMALAITDATFDEVVLKSDKPVVVDFWAAWCGPCRMVGPVIDEIHSEYEGKAVVGKVDVDANQEFAAKYGVRNIPTVLIFQNGEVVGRQVGVAPKKTYTDAIDALL from the coding sequence ATTCATAATAAGTATAAAACTAAAAAGAAAAATATGGCATTAGCAATAACAGATGCTACTTTTGATGAGGTAGTATTAAAATCAGACAAACCAGTAGTAGTAGATTTTTGGGCAGCTTGGTGTGGACCATGTAGAATGGTTGGACCAGTTATCGACGAAATCCACAGCGAGTATGAAGGAAAAGCAGTTGTAGGAAAAGTTGATGTAGATGCAAATCAAGAATTTGCAGCAAAATACGGTGTTAGAAACATCCCAACAGTATTAATTTTCCAAAACGGAGAAGTAGTGGGTAGACAAGTTGGTGTTGCGCCTAAGAAAACTTATACTGATGCAATCGACGCATTACTATAA
- the ruvC gene encoding crossover junction endodeoxyribonuclease RuvC: MANERIILGIDPGTTIMGFGLIKVVNKKMEFLQLNELILSKYDNHYQKLKIIFERTIELIDTHNPDEIAIEAPFFGKNVQSMLKLGRAQGVAMAAGLSRDIPITEYEPKKIKMAITGNGNASKEQVAKMLQQLLGLKELPKNLDSTDGLAAAVCHFFNSGRVEVGKNYTGWDAFVKQNENRVKR, encoded by the coding sequence TTGGCAAACGAACGCATCATATTAGGAATTGATCCAGGAACCACAATTATGGGGTTTGGATTAATCAAAGTAGTCAACAAGAAAATGGAATTTCTGCAGTTGAACGAACTCATTTTGTCCAAGTACGATAACCATTATCAGAAATTAAAAATCATTTTTGAAAGAACAATTGAGTTAATTGATACCCACAATCCAGATGAAATTGCCATTGAAGCACCTTTTTTTGGTAAAAATGTACAATCAATGCTAAAACTAGGAAGAGCACAAGGTGTTGCTATGGCTGCAGGACTTTCGAGAGATATTCCGATTACCGAATATGAACCAAAAAAAATAAAAATGGCTATTACTGGAAATGGAAATGCCAGTAAGGAACAAGTAGCCAAAATGCTTCAACAATTATTAGGATTAAAGGAGCTTCCTAAAAATCTCGATTCCACAGATGGTTTGGCGGCTGCAGTTTGTCATTTTTTCAATTCGGGAAGAGTTGAAGTGGGAAAAAATTATACGGGATGGGATGCTTTTGTAAAGCAAAATGAAAATAGAGTTAAAAGATAA
- a CDS encoding DUF456 domain-containing protein, with the protein MEYFLLILGLILMLVGIIGSILPALPGPPVSWVGILLLYFCQGIETNYWLLGITLIIAIVIGILDYIIPAKGTKYFGGSKYGIWGTNIGLVIGIFAPIPFGFLIGPFVGALVGELIYNSQEKGRAFKAATGSFIGFLAGTFMKVLVSLLFFGLFLVLVWQNRAVWF; encoded by the coding sequence ATGGAATACTTTTTATTGATTCTGGGTCTCATCTTAATGTTAGTTGGTATTATTGGTAGTATTCTTCCTGCTTTACCTGGACCACCTGTGAGTTGGGTTGGTATTTTACTCCTTTATTTCTGTCAAGGAATTGAAACCAATTATTGGTTACTTGGTATTACTTTAATAATTGCCATTGTAATTGGGATTTTAGATTATATAATTCCAGCAAAAGGCACAAAATACTTCGGCGGAAGTAAATACGGCATTTGGGGAACAAATATTGGTTTAGTAATTGGAATTTTTGCGCCTATTCCTTTTGGGTTTTTAATTGGTCCATTTGTTGGAGCACTCGTGGGAGAACTTATTTATAACTCTCAAGAAAAAGGAAGAGCATTTAAAGCAGCAACTGGATCATTTATTGGATTTTTAGCTGGAACTTTTATGAAAGTATTAGTAAGCTTGCTATTTTTTGGATTATTTTTAGTTCTTGTTTGGCAAAATAGAGCGGTTTGGTTTTAA
- a CDS encoding DUF58 domain-containing protein: protein MNLESQIQKISSFEHLELLANQIVEGFISGMHKSPFHGFSAEFAEHKIYNPGESTKHIDWKLFAKTDRLYTKRYEEETNLRCHLIIDNSSSMHYPQLKDNQQFYENKIGFSVLASAVLMNLLKKQRDAVGLSVYSDTYEFYASEKGSDRHHRMILSKLEGVLAHNGQTKKTDTVTFLHQIAENIHRRSMVVLFTDMFQNEDSEKIFKALQHLKHNKHKVVVFHVYDKKTELNFSFDNTPRKFIDVETGEEINLFAENTQEMYQKKVEAFFKTIETTCMQYQIKYVPVSVDEKFEKIMTAYLVEKQKFG from the coding sequence ATGAATTTAGAATCTCAAATACAAAAAATATCGAGTTTTGAGCACTTGGAACTATTGGCCAACCAAATTGTAGAAGGCTTTATTTCAGGGATGCACAAATCGCCTTTTCATGGATTTTCAGCAGAGTTTGCCGAACATAAAATCTATAATCCAGGAGAAAGCACCAAACATATTGATTGGAAGTTGTTTGCTAAAACCGATAGATTATATACCAAACGCTACGAAGAAGAAACCAATTTGCGTTGCCATTTGATTATCGATAATTCGTCTTCGATGCATTATCCTCAATTGAAAGATAACCAGCAATTTTATGAAAATAAAATAGGTTTTTCAGTACTGGCTTCTGCAGTTTTAATGAATTTACTTAAAAAACAACGCGATGCTGTTGGATTGAGTGTTTATTCAGATACCTACGAATTCTATGCTTCAGAAAAGGGAAGTGATCGTCATCATCGCATGATTTTAAGCAAGCTGGAAGGTGTTTTGGCACATAATGGTCAAACTAAAAAAACAGATACAGTCACTTTTTTACATCAAATTGCCGAAAATATTCACCGTCGTTCAATGGTGGTTTTGTTTACCGATATGTTTCAAAACGAAGACAGTGAGAAAATTTTTAAAGCGCTCCAACATTTAAAACATAATAAACATAAAGTGGTTGTTTTTCATGTGTATGATAAAAAAACAGAATTAAATTTCAGTTTTGATAACACACCTCGAAAATTTATTGATGTTGAAACAGGAGAAGAGATTAATTTATTTGCCGAAAACACACAAGAAATGTATCAAAAAAAGGTTGAAGCATTTTTCAAAACAATTGAAACAACTTGTATGCAGTACCAAATTAAGTATGTTCCGGTTTCTGTAGATGAAAAATTCGAAAAAATTATGACGGCGTATTTAGTTGAAAAACAAAAGTTTGGGTAA
- the dnaE gene encoding DNA polymerase III subunit alpha, with protein MYLIFDTETTGLPRSWSAPITDTDNWPRCIQIAWQLHDEMGNLIEHQDYLVKPEGFNIPYDAERIHGISTELAIEQGILLSEVLEKFNIALSKTKFIVGQNVGFDVNIMGCEFHRMNIGSDLSKMPVLDTCTEITANLLKLPGGRGGRFKLPTLTELHQYLFNQPFAEAHNATADVEATTRCFLELIKREVFTKEELDVTPEYFRSFREKNLGEIQLIGLKHINLKQASEEIRARLKKIEQEEVQTTISDEVKSDLKDAAFAHLHNHTQFSVLQSTIAINDLVKASAKFKMPAVAMTDTGNMMGAFHFVSAVMNHNKAAKAKIEAAIEAGEEATETEIKPIVGCEFNICDDHKDKTKKDNGYQVVLLAKNKKGYHNLAKMSSIAYTAGFYYVPRIDRKIVEQYKEDIIVLSGNLYGEIPSKILNVGESQAEEALIWWKEQFGSDFYLELMRHKQEDENRVNQTLIAFAKKHHVKLVATNNTYYVNKEDANAHDILLCVKDGEKQATPIGRGRGYRYGMPNQEYYFKSGDEMKQLFADLPEAIINIQEIIDKVEAYSLYRDVLLPKFKIPDEFEVPEDAEDGGVRGENNYLRHLTYLGAEKRYPELTDDIKERLDFELLTISNSGYPGYFLIVQDFIAEARKMDVSVGPGRGSAAGSAVAYCLGITNIDPIKYDLLFERFLNPDRVSMPDIDIDFDDEGRGRVMDYVINKYGSNQVAQIITYGKMATKSAIRDTARVLDLPLFEADRIAKLIPGMMPSKWNLARFLAEDESELKKALRSEEFDKVKELIGIANSEDLAGETIQQAKVLEGSMRNTGIHACGVIITPSDITNFVPVTTAKDSDLYVTQFDNSVAESAGLLKMDFLGLKTLTLIKDTVKLVKYRLGIDLDPDNFPIDDQKTYELFQRGETVGVFQYESPGMQKYMKDLKPTVFADLIAMNALYRPGPLEYIPSFVRRKNGEEEIKYDLEACEEYLAETYGITVYQEQVMLLSQKLAGFSKGDADVLRKAMGKKQIEVLNKMKPQFINQAAEKGHDPVILEKIWKDWEAFASYAFNKSHSTCYAWIAYQTAYLKAHYPAEYMAAVLSNNMNDIKQVSFFMEECKRMGLAVLGPDVNESYYKFTVNENYAVRFGMGAVKGVGAGAVQTIVENRKDGNYKSIFDLAKRIDLRAANKKAFENLALAGGFDGFIETHRAQYFHHDGDGITFLEKAIRYGSKFQENENSSQVSLFGDASEVQIAEPIVPPCEDWSTMEKLAKEKEVVGIYISGHPLDDYKFEMKYFCTAKLESLKNLEQHLGKNLSFGGIVTNVQHRTAKNGKGWATFVLEGYDESYEFRIFDEEYLKYRHFLLQNQFVYFKINVKEGWVNRETGKKSDPRIQFLDAKMLADVLPTFAKKLFIHLDIKDLHSNFVAELNELFAANMGDNSVTFEVMELEKIKTAAADVSVITPIDVEEEVVDEAGEEVEMNIEVPVEKEEIIVKTKLSMPSRKLKVKISSELLQELEKMQVNFKLN; from the coding sequence ATGTACTTAATTTTCGATACAGAAACCACTGGATTACCCCGCAGTTGGTCGGCTCCCATAACGGATACCGACAACTGGCCTCGTTGTATACAAATTGCTTGGCAGTTGCACGACGAAATGGGAAACTTAATTGAGCATCAAGATTATTTGGTAAAGCCTGAAGGGTTTAATATCCCGTATGATGCCGAAAGAATTCATGGTATTTCTACAGAATTAGCAATTGAGCAAGGAATTTTGCTTTCTGAAGTTTTAGAAAAATTCAACATTGCGCTTTCCAAAACAAAATTCATTGTAGGACAAAATGTAGGATTTGATGTTAATATTATGGGGTGCGAATTCCATCGTATGAACATTGGTTCAGATTTGTCAAAAATGCCGGTTTTAGATACCTGTACAGAAATCACCGCCAACTTATTAAAATTGCCGGGTGGTCGCGGTGGAAGATTTAAACTACCAACATTAACAGAATTACATCAATATCTTTTCAACCAACCTTTCGCAGAAGCACACAACGCAACTGCCGATGTGGAAGCAACAACTCGTTGTTTTCTTGAACTAATTAAAAGAGAAGTTTTTACTAAAGAAGAATTAGATGTAACACCTGAATATTTCAGAAGTTTCCGAGAAAAAAATCTGGGCGAAATCCAATTAATCGGATTAAAACATATCAATCTGAAACAAGCCTCTGAAGAAATTAGAGCGCGTTTGAAAAAAATTGAACAAGAGGAAGTTCAAACTACGATTTCAGATGAAGTAAAATCAGATTTAAAAGACGCAGCTTTTGCACATTTGCACAATCACACACAGTTTTCGGTTTTACAATCTACCATTGCAATTAATGATTTAGTAAAAGCTTCAGCAAAATTCAAAATGCCAGCGGTTGCCATGACAGATACTGGTAACATGATGGGGGCTTTCCATTTTGTAAGTGCAGTTATGAATCATAATAAAGCCGCAAAAGCAAAAATTGAAGCCGCAATTGAAGCAGGAGAAGAAGCTACAGAAACAGAAATCAAACCGATAGTTGGATGCGAATTCAATATCTGCGACGATCATAAGGATAAGACCAAAAAAGACAACGGCTATCAGGTTGTTTTATTGGCAAAAAATAAAAAAGGCTATCACAATTTAGCCAAAATGTCATCCATCGCATACACGGCCGGGTTTTATTATGTGCCTCGTATCGATAGAAAAATTGTGGAGCAGTATAAAGAAGATATCATTGTTTTATCGGGGAATTTATACGGAGAAATTCCGAGTAAAATTTTAAATGTAGGGGAAAGTCAAGCCGAAGAAGCTTTAATTTGGTGGAAGGAGCAATTTGGTTCAGATTTCTATCTGGAATTAATGCGACACAAGCAAGAAGACGAAAATCGGGTTAATCAAACCTTAATAGCTTTCGCAAAAAAGCACCATGTGAAGTTGGTTGCGACCAATAATACCTATTACGTTAATAAAGAAGATGCCAATGCACACGATATTTTATTATGTGTAAAAGATGGTGAAAAACAAGCAACACCAATTGGTCGCGGACGTGGTTATCGATATGGGATGCCTAATCAGGAATATTATTTTAAATCGGGTGACGAAATGAAGCAGCTTTTTGCTGATTTACCCGAAGCAATTATCAATATTCAGGAAATTATCGATAAAGTGGAAGCGTATTCTTTATATAGAGATGTATTACTTCCAAAATTTAAAATTCCTGATGAATTTGAAGTTCCTGAAGATGCCGAAGATGGCGGCGTGCGTGGTGAAAATAATTATTTAAGGCATTTAACCTATTTAGGAGCTGAAAAACGCTATCCAGAATTAACAGATGACATCAAAGAACGTTTGGATTTTGAATTGCTCACGATTTCAAATTCGGGTTATCCGGGTTATTTCTTAATTGTACAAGATTTCATTGCAGAAGCCCGAAAAATGGATGTTTCCGTTGGTCCAGGTCGTGGTTCTGCTGCGGGTTCTGCAGTTGCGTATTGTTTAGGAATTACAAATATCGACCCCATTAAGTACGATTTGCTTTTTGAGCGCTTCCTAAATCCCGACCGTGTTTCCATGCCCGATATCGATATCGACTTCGATGATGAAGGTCGTGGTCGTGTCATGGATTATGTAATCAATAAATATGGTTCTAATCAAGTGGCGCAAATTATTACCTATGGTAAGATGGCTACAAAGTCTGCGATTCGAGATACCGCTCGTGTATTAGATTTGCCATTATTTGAAGCGGATAGAATTGCCAAATTGATTCCAGGAATGATGCCTTCCAAATGGAATTTAGCACGATTTTTAGCCGAAGACGAAAGCGAACTCAAAAAAGCATTGCGTTCGGAAGAATTTGATAAAGTCAAAGAATTAATTGGGATTGCCAATTCAGAAGATTTAGCAGGAGAAACTATTCAGCAAGCAAAAGTGTTAGAAGGTTCCATGCGAAACACCGGAATTCACGCTTGTGGAGTAATCATCACGCCAAGCGATATTACCAATTTCGTTCCAGTCACTACGGCGAAAGATTCCGATTTGTATGTAACGCAATTTGACAACTCGGTAGCGGAAAGCGCAGGTTTGTTGAAGATGGACTTTTTGGGATTAAAAACCCTAACCTTAATTAAAGACACCGTTAAATTGGTAAAATATCGTTTAGGAATCGATTTAGATCCTGATAATTTTCCAATTGATGACCAAAAAACATATGAGTTATTCCAAAGAGGTGAAACGGTTGGGGTTTTCCAATATGAATCGCCTGGAATGCAAAAATACATGAAGGACTTAAAACCAACGGTTTTTGCCGATTTAATTGCCATGAACGCATTATATCGTCCAGGACCATTGGAATATATTCCTTCTTTCGTTCGTAGAAAAAACGGCGAAGAAGAAATCAAATACGATTTAGAAGCGTGTGAAGAATACTTAGCAGAAACCTACGGAATTACAGTTTATCAAGAGCAGGTAATGCTTTTGTCACAAAAATTAGCTGGATTTTCAAAAGGTGATGCCGACGTTTTGCGTAAGGCTATGGGTAAAAAACAAATTGAAGTTTTGAACAAAATGAAACCTCAATTTATCAATCAAGCCGCAGAAAAAGGTCACGACCCTGTTATTTTAGAGAAAATTTGGAAAGACTGGGAAGCGTTTGCAAGTTATGCGTTTAACAAATCGCACTCTACTTGCTATGCTTGGATTGCTTATCAAACGGCTTATTTAAAAGCGCATTATCCAGCGGAATATATGGCTGCTGTACTATCGAATAACATGAACGATATCAAGCAAGTTTCGTTTTTTATGGAAGAATGTAAACGCATGGGATTAGCCGTTTTGGGTCCAGATGTGAATGAATCGTATTATAAATTTACGGTAAACGAAAACTATGCTGTTCGTTTCGGAATGGGAGCTGTAAAAGGTGTTGGAGCAGGAGCAGTTCAAACCATTGTTGAGAATAGAAAAGATGGAAATTACAAATCTATTTTTGATTTAGCCAAACGTATTGATTTGCGTGCAGCCAATAAAAAAGCGTTTGAAAACTTAGCATTAGCAGGTGGTTTTGATGGTTTTATAGAAACACATCGTGCCCAATATTTTCATCATGACGGCGATGGAATTACGTTTTTAGAAAAAGCGATTCGTTATGGTTCGAAATTTCAAGAAAACGAAAATTCATCACAAGTAAGTTTGTTTGGCGATGCGTCGGAAGTGCAAATTGCTGAACCGATTGTGCCTCCTTGTGAGGATTGGAGTACGATGGAAAAATTAGCCAAAGAAAAAGAAGTTGTTGGAATATATATTTCTGGACATCCGTTAGATGATTACAAGTTTGAAATGAAATATTTCTGCACGGCTAAATTAGAATCGCTTAAAAATTTAGAACAACATTTGGGCAAAAACCTTTCTTTTGGTGGAATTGTAACTAATGTACAACACAGAACAGCCAAAAACGGAAAGGGTTGGGCAACTTTTGTGTTAGAAGGGTATGATGAAAGTTATGAATTCCGAATTTTTGACGAAGAATATTTAAAATACCGTCATTTCTTGTTGCAAAATCAGTTTGTGTATTTTAAGATTAACGTGAAAGAAGGTTGGGTAAATCGTGAAACAGGTAAAAAATCAGACCCAAGAATTCAATTTTTAGATGCCAAAATGTTAGCTGATGTGTTGCCAACGTTTGCTAAAAAACTATTTATTCACTTAGATATTAAAGATCTGCATTCCAATTTTGTTGCTGAATTGAATGAGCTTTTTGCAGCAAATATGGGTGATAATTCGGTGACTTTTGAAGTTATGGAATTGGAAAAAATTAAAACTGCAGCAGCAGATGTTTCAGTAATAACGCCAATTGATGTTGAAGAAGAGGTAGTTGACGAAGCAGGTGAAGAAGTCGAAATGAATATTGAAGTTCCTGTCGAAAAAGAAGAAATCATTGTAAAAACAAAGCTTTCAATGCCAAGCCGAAAATTGAAAGTAAAGATTTCATCCGAATTACTTCAAGAATTAGAAAAAATGCAAGTAAATTTTAAATTGAATTAA